A genomic segment from Fibrobacter sp. UWR4 encodes:
- a CDS encoding pitrilysin family protein, with the protein MKQIIKQTTLPNGITIITDYMPHAYSVALGAWLPRGSRHEAKEEFGLSHFYEHLVFKGTENRTALEIARSIEDRGGNLEAYTTRQETGFYAQVESGDAALAIDVIADMLMNPRFDKKEMEKERRVIIEEIHSYDDVPEEIVGDVYNAIQYKGCGIAHSITGTVKDVKALTHRQMLAYEQQVLNQFPIYVCAAGKVDHDALVELCAQKFARKKSGLTLPQDCYKSNQSVKVVQKQDITQSNLFWGMSFDKSLLDEKGRCALSLFNVAMGAGMASRLFQKIREDKGLAYSVYSTADLYRDCADWGVSLATEPHQLKMALDISVKETKKFLKKGFMKDELERTKANILGSMHLGADNPEKRVIRLAEQVLHIGELTPMDRTEKILKNITEEEVHQITRDVFNSAKFSAAVVEPRSKKKTEIGVDFF; encoded by the coding sequence ATGAAACAGATTATCAAGCAGACTACTCTCCCCAACGGAATTACCATTATTACCGACTACATGCCCCACGCCTATTCCGTGGCCCTGGGCGCATGGCTCCCTAGGGGAAGCCGACACGAAGCCAAGGAAGAATTTGGCCTTTCCCACTTTTACGAACATCTCGTATTTAAGGGTACCGAAAATAGAACCGCTCTTGAAATCGCCCGTTCCATCGAAGACCGCGGCGGAAATCTGGAAGCATACACTACCCGACAGGAAACAGGTTTTTACGCCCAGGTAGAAAGCGGCGACGCCGCATTGGCCATCGACGTCATTGCAGACATGCTCATGAATCCCCGTTTCGACAAGAAGGAAATGGAGAAGGAACGTCGCGTCATCATCGAGGAAATCCACAGCTACGATGACGTTCCCGAAGAAATCGTCGGGGACGTGTATAACGCCATCCAGTACAAGGGCTGCGGCATTGCCCATTCCATCACGGGTACCGTGAAGGATGTGAAAGCCCTGACTCACAGGCAGATGCTTGCCTACGAACAGCAAGTCCTGAACCAGTTCCCCATTTATGTCTGCGCCGCAGGTAAAGTGGATCACGACGCCTTGGTGGAACTGTGCGCCCAGAAATTTGCAAGGAAAAAATCCGGACTCACCCTTCCTCAGGATTGCTACAAATCCAACCAGAGCGTGAAGGTGGTGCAGAAGCAGGATATTACCCAGTCCAATCTTTTCTGGGGAATGAGTTTCGACAAGAGCCTGCTGGACGAAAAGGGGCGCTGCGCCTTGTCCCTCTTTAATGTAGCCATGGGCGCCGGCATGGCAAGCCGACTCTTCCAGAAGATCCGCGAAGATAAGGGACTGGCCTATTCCGTCTATTCTACTGCGGACCTGTACCGCGATTGCGCCGACTGGGGAGTTTCGCTAGCAACGGAACCTCACCAGCTGAAGATGGCGCTGGACATTTCCGTGAAGGAGACCAAGAAGTTCCTAAAGAAGGGCTTCATGAAGGACGAACTGGAACGTACCAAGGCCAACATCCTGGGCAGCATGCACCTAGGGGCGGACAATCCCGAGAAGCGAGTCATCCGCCTTGCAGAACAAGTCCTGCACATCGGGGAACTGACCCCTATGGATAGGACCGAAAAAATCCTGAAGAACATTACCGAAGAGGAAGTCCACCAGATTACCCGTGACGTCTTCAATAGCGCCAAGTTCTCCGCAGCCGTGGTGGAACCCAGGAGCAAGAAGAAGACTGAAATCGGGGTGGATTTTTTCTAA
- the rplT gene encoding 50S ribosomal protein L20 has translation MPRAKSRVPSRERRKNILKAAKGFYGRRKSNIRLAIDAVAHAGQYAYAHRRDKKGDFRSLWITRLNAAVREYGISYSQFIYKLSKANIKMNRKVLADMAVADPSAFAKVVETVKAA, from the coding sequence ATGCCACGCGCAAAATCCAGAGTTCCTTCCCGCGAACGCCGCAAAAATATCCTCAAGGCCGCTAAGGGCTTCTACGGTCGTCGCAAGTCCAACATTCGTCTTGCTATCGACGCAGTTGCTCACGCTGGTCAGTATGCCTACGCACACCGCCGCGACAAGAAGGGTGACTTCCGCTCTCTGTGGATCACTCGTCTGAACGCAGCTGTTCGTGAATACGGCATTAGCTATAGCCAGTTCATTTACAAGCTCTCCAAGGCTAACATCAAGATGAACCGTAAGGTTCTCGCTGATATGGCTGTTGCAGATCCTTCTGCATTTGCCAAGGTCGTGGAAACTGTGAAGGCTGCTTAA
- the rpmI gene encoding 50S ribosomal protein L35, with amino-acid sequence MPKMKTHSGSKKRFRLTGSGHVKFKRAGMRHIQAKMTTKRKRNLRKGALVKKVDLYHVKRLLVVA; translated from the coding sequence ATGCCTAAGATGAAAACTCATAGCGGTTCCAAGAAGCGCTTCCGCCTGACCGGCTCTGGCCACGTCAAGTTCAAGCGCGCTGGTATGCGCCACATTCAAGCTAAGATGACCACTAAGCGTAAGCGTAACCTCCGTAAGGGCGCTCTCGTTAAGAAGGTTGATTTGTACCACGTCAAGCGTCTGCTTGTTGTAGCATAA
- the infC gene encoding translation initiation factor IF-3 — MALQPPRGRQMPNRQSDGTRINEDIRISPIRLVKEDGEAVVIETSKALQMAKDAGLDLVEVSPNAKPPVCKIINYGKYKFEQVKKAKAAKAKQHVVKLKEIKMHPKTAENDYLYRIKQASEFLQDGMKVKLIMQFRGREMAHMDYGKRLMERAKEELAPFGDLEMDSRVEGNTMLSIYSPKRGAGTTKKPDQAPKPVTAPEAAGEA, encoded by the coding sequence TTGGCGTTACAACCACCCCGCGGCCGTCAAATGCCCAACCGTCAGAGCGACGGCACTCGTATTAACGAAGATATTCGCATTAGCCCCATCCGTCTTGTTAAGGAAGATGGTGAAGCTGTGGTTATTGAAACTTCCAAGGCTCTCCAGATGGCAAAGGACGCCGGACTGGACCTGGTGGAAGTCTCTCCCAACGCAAAGCCTCCCGTATGTAAGATCATCAACTACGGTAAGTACAAGTTCGAACAGGTCAAGAAGGCTAAGGCCGCCAAGGCCAAGCAGCATGTGGTGAAGCTTAAGGAAATCAAGATGCACCCCAAGACTGCCGAAAACGACTACCTGTACCGTATCAAGCAGGCTAGCGAGTTCCTTCAGGATGGAATGAAGGTAAAGCTTATTATGCAGTTCCGTGGCCGCGAAATGGCTCACATGGACTACGGCAAGCGCCTTATGGAACGTGCCAAGGAAGAATTGGCCCCGTTTGGCGATTTGGAAATGGACTCCAGAGTCGAAGGCAACACTATGCTTTCTATCTACAGTCCTAAACGTGGTGCTGGTACGACAAAGAAGCCGGACCAGGCACCGAAGCCCGTAACCGCGCCCGAGGCAGCAGGTGAGGCTTAA
- a CDS encoding TonB family protein: MKIQNIVKITLVAALVGLVLACAPTSNSTPPVSQNDVNVPSTEQPSSVPADSSSDSRINRSKTEIQEVIKLDTYNRFRVIYNQFLKKRPGFGGKIVLQFKIMSDGTVEDVSVLSSTTGYEEFDAAIAEDMGQWTFASGNYKDAKVTIPFTFYE; the protein is encoded by the coding sequence GTGAAAATACAGAATATTGTGAAGATTACATTGGTTGCTGCCCTTGTGGGGCTGGTTCTGGCATGCGCACCGACGTCAAATTCTACACCCCCAGTTTCTCAAAACGATGTGAATGTTCCTTCCACGGAGCAACCCTCCTCCGTGCCTGCGGATTCTTCCAGTGATTCTCGCATAAATAGGTCGAAGACTGAAATTCAAGAAGTGATAAAGCTTGACACTTATAATCGCTTTCGCGTCATTTATAACCAGTTCCTAAAAAAGCGCCCGGGCTTTGGCGGAAAGATTGTATTGCAGTTTAAAATTATGTCCGACGGCACTGTAGAGGATGTTTCTGTCCTGAGCTCAACCACCGGGTATGAGGAATTTGATGCCGCTATTGCAGAAGACATGGGCCAATGGACCTTTGCAAGTGGAAACTACAAAGACGCCAAGGTCACAATACCATTCACCTTCTACGAATAA
- a CDS encoding TonB family protein translates to MTSRKFYFALLVNVAIAVLVGCSSEKADDDFDLSGFNAEEFQVDNDPLVFGAVPCCKSVNRALLKKTTFSKDVDRVVARHREDILDTCAGHGVFKKTCVERTVESVSPGSVKKIDEYDIKVKGSLSKNEVVRVLRQRTPGLRHVYNKSLRKKNPNFEGLVKLKLVVNSSGEVDSVSVVHSTTGFEEFDEEIKTAVGRYKFPKVDSGNAAIEIPLEFVLNESAKDAK, encoded by the coding sequence ATGACGTCTCGAAAGTTTTATTTCGCCTTGTTGGTGAACGTCGCTATTGCGGTGCTTGTTGGCTGTTCGTCGGAGAAAGCGGATGATGACTTTGACCTGAGTGGCTTTAATGCAGAAGAATTTCAGGTTGATAATGATCCGTTGGTTTTTGGTGCGGTCCCTTGTTGCAAGTCGGTGAACCGCGCTTTGCTGAAAAAAACGACTTTTTCCAAGGATGTTGATCGGGTGGTAGCGAGACATAGGGAAGATATTCTTGATACATGTGCTGGACATGGTGTTTTCAAGAAAACATGTGTTGAACGAACTGTTGAAAGTGTTAGCCCCGGTTCTGTCAAGAAGATTGACGAATACGATATTAAGGTAAAAGGTTCACTCAGTAAGAATGAAGTAGTTAGGGTATTAAGACAACGTACTCCGGGACTTCGTCATGTGTACAATAAATCCCTAAGAAAGAAAAATCCAAATTTTGAAGGCCTTGTAAAGCTTAAGCTTGTTGTCAATTCTTCTGGTGAAGTTGATTCTGTGTCTGTAGTTCATTCCACCACGGGCTTTGAGGAATTTGACGAGGAAATAAAGACCGCCGTTGGCCGTTATAAATTCCCAAAGGTGGATTCAGGAAATGCAGCTATTGAAATTCCGCTTGAATTTGTTCTAAACGAAAGCGCAAAGGACGCAAAGTGA
- a CDS encoding class I SAM-dependent RNA methyltransferase encodes MFFEQAIANCIPNYTREADSAHGESLAMMDYKDELKVKDQAIQEFWDVNRLAGTPKKVIASPLPRAYRTTSKRRVAMAPGNLQFDRQDSMLEPEEHNKIYNLLFEKLITPAYKPLAYALNWIIIRGTYRYRVVIFNIKKIDATIVRKLKQISEVLQKSELNVTAAHAYVDTTESDYYLEAKRPTEGLNFKQLYGPRELALNLGHFSLKYPVTGFSQINESQIHNLIKAASRMMGLTKDDKFLDLYCGYGLFSFALGEAAKSVLGVEWEGPSIESAKASAKYLKKNYRFVAGKIDEEFVQMRLPRPVPGEPEKILLDPPRKGCEPGVIHALAMRKPIRVCHVFCGTDEIPAALKEWERYGYRVREVQPLDLFPGTPHLETIVMLEKK; translated from the coding sequence ATGTTTTTTGAACAGGCCATTGCCAACTGCATTCCCAACTACACCCGCGAAGCCGATTCCGCCCACGGCGAATCCTTGGCCATGATGGACTACAAGGACGAGCTGAAGGTAAAGGACCAGGCCATCCAGGAATTCTGGGACGTGAACCGTCTGGCAGGCACTCCGAAAAAGGTGATTGCAAGTCCGCTGCCTCGCGCCTACCGTACCACCAGCAAGCGCCGCGTGGCCATGGCTCCAGGCAACCTGCAGTTCGACCGTCAGGATTCCATGCTGGAACCGGAAGAACACAACAAGATTTACAACCTGCTGTTCGAAAAGCTGATCACTCCGGCATACAAGCCCTTGGCCTACGCCTTGAACTGGATTATTATCCGCGGAACCTACCGCTACCGCGTGGTCATCTTCAACATCAAGAAGATTGACGCCACTATCGTCCGTAAGCTGAAGCAGATTTCCGAAGTCCTGCAAAAGAGCGAGTTGAATGTGACTGCGGCCCACGCCTATGTGGACACCACGGAATCCGATTACTATCTGGAAGCCAAGCGTCCCACGGAAGGTCTGAACTTCAAGCAGCTTTACGGCCCCCGCGAACTGGCCCTGAACCTGGGTCATTTCAGTCTGAAGTATCCTGTCACAGGCTTCAGCCAGATTAACGAAAGCCAGATTCACAACTTGATCAAGGCAGCTAGCCGCATGATGGGCCTGACCAAGGACGACAAGTTCCTGGACCTGTACTGCGGTTACGGTCTGTTCAGCTTTGCCCTGGGTGAAGCAGCCAAGTCCGTGCTGGGTGTGGAATGGGAAGGTCCGTCCATCGAAAGCGCAAAGGCCAGCGCCAAATACCTGAAGAAGAATTACCGCTTTGTGGCAGGCAAGATCGACGAAGAATTCGTCCAGATGCGCTTGCCTCGTCCTGTTCCCGGCGAACCGGAAAAGATTCTGTTGGATCCGCCCCGCAAGGGATGCGAACCGGGCGTGATTCACGCCCTCGCCATGCGCAAGCCGATTCGCGTGTGCCATGTGTTCTGCGGCACCGACGAAATCCCAGCCGCCCTGAAGGAATGGGAACGCTACGGCTACCGCGTTCGCGAAGTGCAGCCTCTGGACTTGTTCCCGGGTACACCGCACCTGGAAACTATCGTGATGCTGGAGAAGAAGTAA